In one window of Bemisia tabaci chromosome 6, PGI_BMITA_v3 DNA:
- the LOC109036924 gene encoding phenolic glucoside malonyltransferase 1-like, producing the protein MVLSPAIEILEACQIHPDVDSKIESTLQDSIALSYFDLQYLQFPPTERLLFYEVRPPVFADAILSNLKRSLSLTLGYFRPIAGKLVWPSDSNEPFIQIDEDDSIPLTIAESNVDLDFFCSDTPRRATAYRPLIPDLQSSDRESGLMALQITIFPNHGFCIGVTYHHVAHDGKGLSLFLKSWANICKNRCTDSLPPELTPVYDRALIDDQYNIKELLLNNVSAYKNTSLKLREIDYEGYYRGQFTLSSSAIDGLREFVTQRQGYPCKMSTFVLACAHLWVCLVKTHKLFDKRVYFVCAADLRSRLQFPVPATYFGNCVFPCIASAAGNDLMGEDGLILAMEAISEALKGLGVDPVPGDVKKLSLRPDLFQEMRVLSLAGSPQLRLYDTDFGWGRPRKVKVVSISRNGEISLAESHDGSRGMEIGLMMTEEKLGVFSSLFADGIK; encoded by the coding sequence ATGGTATTATCTCCTGCGATCGAAATTTTAGAAGCCTGCCAAATTCACCCCGACGTGGACTCAAAAATCGAGTCTACCCTTCAAGATTCCATCGCCCTCTCTTATTTCGACCTGCAGTACCTCCAGTTCCCTCCGACAGAGCGACTATTATTTTATGAAGTTCGTCCGCCTGTATTCGCCGATGCAATACTCTCGAATCTCAAACGTTCTCTCTCTCTCACCCTGGGGTACTTCCGTCCGATTGCCGGAAAATTGGTCTGGCCATCCGACTCGAACGAGCCTTTCATACAAATCGATGAAGACGATTCGATACCGTTAACAATAGCCGAATCCAACGTGGACCTGGACTTCTTCTGCAGCGATACTCCACGGCGCGCGACGGCGTACCGCCCTCTAATACCTGATCTACAAAGCTCCGACAGGGAGTCAGGCCTCATGGCATTacaaatcacgatttttccAAACCATGGATTCTGCATCGGAGTGACCTACCACCACGTGGCCCACGACGGGAAAGGTCTATCGCTCTTCTTGAAATCCTGGGCCAACATCTGTAAGAATAGGTGCACGGATAGTTTGCCACCGGAGTTGACCCCCGTCTACGACAGAGCGTTGATCGACGACCAGTATAACATCAAGGAGCTCCTTTTGAATAATGTAAGTGCGTATAAAAATACGAGCTTAAAATTACGAGAAATCGATTACGAAGGATATTACCGAGGGCAATTTACCTTGTCGTCATCAGCTATAGACGGGCTCAGGGAGTTCGTCACCCAGCGGCAGGGATATCCTTGTAAAATGTCCACCTTCGTTCTGGCTTGTGCGCATCTATGGGTGTGCCTTGTAAAAACACACAAACTTTTCGACAAGAGGGTTTATTTCGTTTGCGCCGCTGACCTTAGGAGCAGGCTGCAGTTCCCGGTACCGGCCACTTATTTTGGGAATTGCGTGTTTCCTTGCATCGCGAGTGCCGCGGGAAATGATCTGATGGGAGAGGACGGTCTGATACTAGCGATGGAAGCCATCAGCGAAGCCCTGAAAGGGTTGGGGGTTGACCCCGTCCCGGGGGATGTCAAGAAGCTTTCTTTACGACCGGATCTGTTCCAGGAGATGAGGGTTTTGTCCCTGGCGGGGTCACCGCAGTTGCGGCTCTACGACACGGACTTCGGGTGGGGGAGACCGAGGAAGGTGAAGGTCGTGTCCATCTCGAGGAACGGAGAGATCTCGTTGGCGGAGAGCCATGATGGTAGCAGAGGGATGGAGATTGGTCTCATGATGACGGAGGAAAAGCTTGGAGtgttttcttctctgtttgcCGACGGGATTAAATAG